From the genome of Gracilibacillus salitolerans, one region includes:
- a CDS encoding DUF6434 domain-containing protein, translating into MRPNLSKDISIQSFKDFYWLKVELQTFCRENGISTSGSKVEISDRVESFLRTGEIKKPIKTSKLSRQIETPIDLSLDTVITENHRCSQDVRAFFKTLIPKFHFSTYIQNYFKNNVGKSYRDVVDAWYEEEERKKDPTYKKKIAPQFEYNQFIRDFFADPNNQGKSRKEAIEAWSKIKKIPGSNKYEPTNFTNRDIL; encoded by the coding sequence ATGAGACCTAACCTGTCGAAGGATATTAGCATTCAGAGTTTCAAAGATTTTTATTGGTTGAAAGTTGAGTTACAAACATTTTGCAGGGAAAACGGGATTAGTACTTCTGGCTCAAAAGTAGAAATTTCCGATAGAGTGGAATCATTTCTTCGGACAGGAGAAATAAAAAAACCTATTAAAACATCAAAATTAAGCAGACAAATAGAAACACCTATAGATTTAAGCCTTGATACAGTCATTACAGAAAATCATCGTTGTAGCCAAGATGTGAGAGCTTTTTTTAAGACATTAATTCCGAAATTTCATTTTTCTACCTATATTCAAAACTACTTTAAAAATAACGTAGGAAAATCGTATCGAGATGTTGTAGATGCTTGGTATGAGGAGGAAGAACGCAAGAAAGACCCTACATATAAGAAAAAGATTGCACCTCAATTTGAATACAATCAATTCATTCGTGACTTTTTTGCTGACCCGAACAATCAAGGAAAAAGCCGTAAAGAAGCAATTGAAGCCTGGAGTAAGATTAAAAAAATTCCTGGTAGCAACAAATACGAACCTACTAACTTCACAAACAGAGATATCCTATAG
- a CDS encoding GNAT family N-acetyltransferase, with the protein MIKKIDITNRKNAESVLTIQIPAYEMEAKIIGSYEIPPLKDTVDTLQQCGETFFGYYLNEELCGAISIKLEDDKVDIHRLIVHPNHFRKGIAQTLLNFLERNSNVKAVKVATGSKNTPAVNFYKKNGFQNINEVTINEQLSITFFEKKL; encoded by the coding sequence TTGATTAAAAAAATAGATATTACTAATAGAAAAAATGCCGAAAGTGTTTTAACCATACAAATACCTGCTTATGAGATGGAAGCTAAGATAATTGGTTCTTATGAAATACCACCATTAAAAGATACAGTGGATACTTTGCAACAATGCGGAGAAACTTTTTTTGGATATTACTTAAATGAAGAACTATGTGGAGCAATCTCCATAAAGTTGGAGGATGATAAAGTTGACATTCATAGGTTAATCGTACATCCAAACCACTTTAGAAAAGGAATCGCGCAGACACTTTTAAATTTCCTTGAAAGAAATTCCAATGTTAAAGCAGTAAAAGTAGCGACAGGTTCTAAAAATACTCCAGCAGTTAATTTTTATAAAAAGAATGGGTTCCAAAATATAAATGAAGTCACAATAAATGAACAATTATCCATAACCTTCTTTGAAAAGAAATTATGA
- a CDS encoding acyl-CoA thioesterase, with protein sequence METKKMRETRVVQTDQVLINDLNNYHSLFGGVLMKKMDGCATLSARRHSRIKECVTASTDSVHFIAPIRQSDSVCIESFVTYTGTSSMEIFCKVIAEDLDTGERRFAATAFFTFVAIGQDRKPVRVPKVKPETDEEKYLYETSSERVKIRDLKRQQNKELISNISLEKPWD encoded by the coding sequence ATGGAAACAAAGAAAATGAGAGAAACACGCGTTGTCCAAACTGACCAAGTTTTGATCAACGATTTAAATAATTATCATTCACTTTTTGGTGGCGTGTTAATGAAAAAAATGGACGGATGTGCGACACTATCGGCAAGAAGACATTCACGAATTAAAGAGTGCGTAACGGCTTCAACAGATTCTGTTCATTTTATTGCTCCTATTCGTCAGTCAGATTCTGTTTGTATCGAGTCTTTCGTGACATATACAGGTACAAGTTCAATGGAAATTTTCTGTAAGGTAATTGCCGAGGATTTAGATACAGGAGAGAGACGTTTTGCGGCTACTGCATTCTTTACATTTGTTGCTATCGGACAAGACAGAAAGCCAGTACGAGTTCCAAAAGTAAAACCGGAAACAGATGAAGAGAAGTATCTATATGAAACAAGCAGTGAACGTGTGAAGATTAGAGATTTAAAGAGACAACAAAATAAAGAGTTAATTTCTAATATATCATTAGAAAAACCATGGGATTAA
- a CDS encoding SGNH/GDSL hydrolase family protein, whose amino-acid sequence MELGKRIVFIGDSITEWGRHEDPEEIGTGYVRLLHDYLRVTAPKQKFEVYNKGVGGDRIINLKERWQQDVIDLAPDVVSISIGINDVWRQLDHPEMEQVSPEVFEAIYLHLLEQVKSSQLILMEPTIIEESLNSEGNKLLKEYVEIVQQLASEYNATLVPTHKVFVRYLEKNSGYALTTDGVHMNSAGNMLMAKTWIEAVK is encoded by the coding sequence ATGGAACTAGGAAAGCGAATTGTTTTTATTGGTGACAGTATAACGGAATGGGGAAGACATGAGGATCCAGAGGAAATTGGTACTGGTTATGTACGACTTCTTCATGATTATTTACGTGTAACCGCACCTAAGCAGAAGTTTGAGGTCTATAACAAGGGTGTTGGTGGTGACCGGATTATCAATCTAAAAGAACGTTGGCAACAGGATGTTATCGACTTAGCACCTGACGTTGTGTCGATATCGATTGGGATTAATGATGTTTGGCGCCAGTTAGATCATCCAGAAATGGAACAAGTTTCACCAGAAGTGTTTGAAGCAATTTATCTTCATCTGTTAGAGCAGGTAAAATCATCTCAATTGATATTAATGGAGCCAACTATTATCGAAGAGAGTTTAAATTCAGAAGGAAATAAATTGCTTAAAGAGTATGTAGAAATTGTCCAACAACTAGCTAGTGAATACAATGCAACATTAGTTCCAACACATAAAGTCTTTGTCCGTTATTTAGAAAAAAACAGTGGATACGCACTAACAACTGATGGTGTTCATATGAACAGTGCAGGGAATATGCTGATGGCAAAAACGTGGATAGAAGCTGTAAAATAA
- a CDS encoding GH1 family beta-glucosidase yields MAIIQFPKDMKWGTATASYQIEGATNEGGRGVSIWDTFSKTPGNVVNGDNGDVACDSYHRYEEDVELMKDLGIDVYRFSVAWPRIFPNGTGEVNQEGLDYYHRLVDKLLENGIEPMCTLYHWDLPQALQDKGGWANRETIDAFVDYAELMFKEFSGKINKWLTLNEPWCISFLSNYIGVHAPGNQDLQLATQISHHLLVTHGKTVQKFRELGVGGEIGFAPNTTWLEPYSNRQEDIDACNREIGWYIEWFMDPVFKGSYPDFMVEWFKKKGVELDIQDGDMETINQPVDFLGINYYTGHIARYKENEGLLDWEMVEMNYDRTDIGWPIFPEGFYNVLMRVKDSYGDIPIYITENGSCYNDEPENGSVKDSGRINYLQQHLTALSRAIASGVNVKGYITWSLMDNFEWAEGYTMRFGIVHVNYRTLERTKKDSFYWYKQTIANNWFEN; encoded by the coding sequence ATGGCAATTATTCAATTTCCGAAAGATATGAAATGGGGAACTGCTACAGCATCTTATCAAATCGAAGGTGCTACTAATGAAGGTGGTCGAGGTGTTTCGATTTGGGATACGTTTTCGAAAACACCTGGCAATGTCGTAAACGGGGATAATGGAGATGTAGCTTGTGACAGTTATCATCGTTATGAAGAAGATGTAGAATTGATGAAAGACCTTGGCATTGATGTTTATCGTTTTTCGGTAGCATGGCCTAGAATTTTTCCTAATGGTACAGGTGAAGTGAATCAAGAAGGGTTAGACTATTATCATCGTTTAGTTGATAAACTATTAGAAAATGGTATTGAACCGATGTGTACGCTGTATCACTGGGACCTGCCACAAGCATTGCAGGATAAAGGTGGTTGGGCTAACCGTGAAACGATTGATGCATTTGTAGATTATGCGGAATTAATGTTTAAAGAGTTTTCCGGTAAAATCAACAAATGGCTAACATTAAATGAGCCATGGTGTATCTCCTTTTTGTCAAACTATATTGGTGTTCATGCACCAGGTAATCAAGACCTTCAATTAGCAACGCAAATTTCACATCATTTACTTGTTACTCATGGTAAAACAGTACAGAAATTCCGTGAGCTTGGAGTAGGTGGAGAAATTGGTTTTGCTCCAAATACAACATGGCTAGAGCCTTATAGTAATCGTCAAGAAGATATCGATGCATGTAACCGTGAAATTGGCTGGTATATTGAATGGTTTATGGATCCGGTATTTAAAGGAAGCTATCCAGACTTCATGGTCGAATGGTTTAAGAAAAAGGGTGTGGAATTAGACATCCAGGATGGCGATATGGAAACCATTAATCAACCAGTAGATTTCCTCGGTATTAACTATTACACTGGCCATATTGCCCGTTATAAAGAGAATGAAGGATTACTAGATTGGGAAATGGTTGAAATGAACTATGATCGTACTGATATCGGTTGGCCAATATTCCCTGAAGGATTTTATAACGTCTTGATGCGTGTTAAGGATAGTTATGGTGATATTCCAATTTATATTACGGAAAACGGTTCTTGTTATAACGATGAACCAGAGAATGGTAGTGTAAAAGATTCTGGACGTATCAATTATTTGCAACAACATTTAACAGCACTAAGTCGAGCTATTGCATCAGGTGTGAATGTGAAAGGATATATCACCTGGTCACTCATGGATAACTTCGAATGGGCGGAAGGTTATACAATGCGTTTCGGTATTGTACACGTTAACTACCGCACATTAGAACGTACAAAGAAAGATAGTTTTTATTGGTACAAGCAAACCATTGCAAATAATTGGTTTGAGAATTAA
- a CDS encoding immunoglobulin-like domain-containing protein, with amino-acid sequence MLISKSHFKQLIGLLAITLILLGLGAIIGINQSQAEEITKPITIDGTDVDEHHRFKGFGTVSGNNTSRLLLDYKEEHPKKYWEIMNQLFNKETGAGLTHVKVELGGDINSSSGTEPATMRYEDEPANILRGAGFQFAADAKSINEDITTEILRWGEPRWTWNGAADKEYENRYQWYKKTIDAVYEEYGFQLDYIGISQNERAQHGNGRNEVEWLEYFTEKIKEEPNYEEDYQDTKLVAADGYRDTATISQTLLDHPDLMDEIDVISSHYGLTASDEFAALQEKLIEEGKQPKEVWVSEGIAPMINARYRENMEPHYNGLGGRAGIIDVTSRIISVYSWEGAGNLPLNAVSFDFQPSVAAFYQGAQYNPKHLISAFDPWSGFYEVDGGLQGVRHVMNFVGYDDHMTSKNERWQYIKDATYSDGNFFDGGVDVDTSTHNYMTLKDPETDDYSTIFANNTKETRNYTVNAQNLSGKENAEVFVWETRGPDEGQDYDENWFQHIDTIQPEDGTYEVEVKPYSIVTISTLDKEAEIDDFAYQSDPIDLSEDKIMPLPYTDDFEYNHYGKDDEGRDYVERRGGTPRYTTDQIGAFEVVKEATKPAAIGSFERVERDIPDAKKHGNMLQQKITPDIIGADWAVWGGTDGAEANVNPNTNIGDFRWVNYKVSYDFLLDSHTPEVEGRDNYALIGVRQVKADWSDSQAPYNARIYTDGKYEILKLGDVVEEGTIEAFDHTVWHNLAFEAKGNIFTLYLDGEEIASYTDEDSTVMAGRVTLGSGYYETLIDNLKIEPIEGYAYESLKLDNAQGKIYGTEEEAFNNDDQWNPIGYVGDWEFIQAGYGHFNRTQMRASSDYPVWNGVTVGHTDTTSEQGTLHKAYYSGDWGSNSRNAWGNDGDSFEITFKGNAIRLYGEANPSNGTADIYLDGELVGEANYLNNSSIVKKVWEATDLEETEHTLKVVAKEAYTSFVRAEIETDDPVDLDAVTTLAPNDLTAIGDDSEIGSEENTVYAYRENGNSWGANSTNAWADFNDNPYIFINFTGTGIDYLAGIENETSYHVELDGESVGDFDGDTDGIRYSVRGLEDKAHTLKVSLGDNEVKEQYMDYRGVNIYSTPEESEHMMLFDFKGSGFNLFGATSDALIDVYIDDQLVEEDYRIYAKGDRQTSYNIRGLKKQKHSAKIVVKAGSYVLDGIDIITGASPAEKNKDTEKNKEKDKSKKDKNKDKDLVKEAVDVLQVYNIDDVRGNLTLPTEGEHETTISWASEDPSVITTTGEVTRPEHGEGGVEVTLTGTVELNGKKLTKEFVANVKEMPEPMDYQGYLFSYFTGEGSENGEQIYFALSEGNDPLHWQQLNEGEPAITSDLGEKGLRDPFIIRSPEGDKFYMIATDLKIHGNWDWNRAQTEGSRSIMVWESTDLVNWSEQRLVEVAPEEAGNTWAPEIFYDETIGKYVVFWASKLYDSEEDRNSGDSFQRMMYTTTRDFHTFSEPEVYLDYGYSIIDTTMVEHDDKIYRFTKDERGYNEDTSPNGKFIFQEVGDSVLDQDFEMIIEGIGKGTISQGEGPAIFKSNTEEKWYLFIDEFGGQGYVPFETTDLDSGEWTLAEDYDLPSHPRHGTVLPITQEEYDALIENVPSELEE; translated from the coding sequence ATGCTAATTAGTAAAAGCCATTTTAAACAACTTATCGGACTTTTAGCTATAACATTGATTTTGTTAGGACTTGGGGCAATTATTGGAATCAATCAGTCGCAAGCAGAAGAAATAACAAAGCCAATTACGATCGATGGCACTGATGTCGATGAACATCATCGCTTTAAAGGCTTTGGTACAGTATCAGGTAATAATACATCTCGGTTATTACTCGATTACAAAGAAGAGCATCCAAAAAAATACTGGGAAATTATGAATCAATTATTTAATAAAGAGACTGGAGCAGGATTAACGCATGTTAAAGTGGAATTAGGTGGAGATATTAATTCATCGTCCGGAACGGAACCGGCGACAATGCGTTATGAAGATGAACCCGCCAATATATTAAGAGGAGCAGGTTTTCAGTTTGCAGCAGACGCGAAATCTATTAATGAAGATATCACAACAGAAATTCTACGTTGGGGTGAACCCCGTTGGACTTGGAATGGCGCTGCTGACAAAGAATATGAGAATCGCTACCAGTGGTATAAAAAAACCATCGATGCCGTATATGAAGAGTATGGATTTCAATTAGATTATATCGGAATATCTCAAAACGAGAGAGCACAGCATGGTAATGGTAGAAATGAAGTAGAGTGGTTAGAGTATTTTACTGAAAAAATAAAAGAAGAACCAAATTATGAAGAAGATTATCAAGATACTAAACTAGTGGCTGCTGATGGATATCGAGATACAGCGACGATCAGTCAAACTTTACTAGATCATCCTGATTTAATGGACGAAATCGATGTCATTAGCTCTCATTATGGGCTGACAGCTTCTGATGAGTTTGCTGCATTACAAGAAAAATTAATCGAAGAAGGTAAACAGCCAAAAGAGGTTTGGGTTTCAGAAGGGATAGCACCAATGATTAATGCAAGATATCGTGAGAACATGGAACCTCATTATAATGGACTAGGTGGACGTGCTGGGATTATTGATGTTACTTCCCGGATAATTTCTGTCTATTCGTGGGAAGGAGCAGGAAATCTGCCATTAAATGCAGTGTCATTTGATTTCCAACCATCTGTCGCTGCATTCTATCAAGGAGCACAATACAATCCGAAACATTTAATTAGTGCGTTTGATCCTTGGTCAGGTTTTTATGAAGTGGATGGCGGTCTTCAAGGTGTCAGACATGTGATGAATTTTGTTGGGTATGATGATCACATGACATCAAAAAATGAACGTTGGCAATATATAAAAGATGCAACCTATAGTGATGGAAACTTCTTTGATGGAGGAGTAGATGTTGATACAAGCACACATAACTATATGACTTTAAAAGATCCGGAAACTGACGATTACTCAACGATTTTTGCCAACAATACCAAAGAAACAAGAAATTATACGGTTAACGCCCAAAATTTAAGTGGAAAAGAAAATGCAGAAGTTTTCGTTTGGGAAACTCGTGGACCTGATGAGGGACAAGATTATGATGAAAATTGGTTTCAACATATAGACACGATTCAACCGGAAGATGGTACGTATGAGGTCGAAGTTAAACCTTATTCGATCGTGACCATTTCTACATTAGATAAAGAAGCGGAGATTGATGATTTTGCATATCAATCAGATCCGATAGATTTATCAGAAGACAAGATCATGCCTTTACCATACACAGATGATTTTGAATATAATCATTATGGCAAGGATGATGAAGGAAGAGACTATGTAGAACGTCGAGGAGGGACACCAAGATATACTACAGATCAAATCGGTGCTTTTGAGGTAGTGAAAGAGGCAACAAAGCCAGCTGCGATCGGAAGCTTTGAAAGAGTAGAGCGAGACATCCCAGACGCAAAAAAACATGGCAATATGCTCCAACAAAAAATTACACCAGATATTATCGGAGCAGATTGGGCAGTTTGGGGTGGAACAGACGGTGCTGAAGCGAATGTTAATCCTAATACAAATATCGGGGATTTCCGCTGGGTGAATTATAAAGTATCGTATGACTTTTTATTAGATTCGCATACTCCTGAAGTAGAAGGCAGAGATAATTATGCATTAATTGGTGTTCGTCAAGTAAAAGCTGATTGGTCTGATTCACAGGCACCATATAATGCCCGGATCTACACAGATGGAAAGTACGAAATCCTTAAGCTGGGTGATGTAGTAGAAGAAGGAACAATAGAAGCGTTTGATCATACCGTTTGGCACAACTTAGCATTTGAAGCAAAAGGAAATATCTTTACCCTCTATCTTGATGGTGAAGAAATTGCTTCTTACACGGATGAGGATTCAACTGTAATGGCTGGAAGGGTGACATTAGGTTCAGGTTATTACGAGACGCTTATCGATAATTTGAAAATTGAACCAATTGAGGGTTATGCATACGAATCATTGAAACTCGATAATGCCCAAGGTAAGATTTATGGGACAGAAGAAGAAGCATTTAACAATGATGATCAATGGAACCCGATTGGATATGTAGGAGACTGGGAATTCATTCAGGCAGGTTATGGACATTTTAACCGTACACAAATGAGGGCTTCAAGTGATTATCCAGTATGGAATGGTGTAACCGTAGGACACACGGATACAACAAGTGAGCAAGGCACATTACACAAAGCATATTATTCTGGAGATTGGGGTTCCAATAGTAGGAATGCTTGGGGAAATGATGGTGATTCCTTTGAGATTACTTTTAAAGGAAATGCTATCAGATTGTATGGCGAGGCAAATCCGTCAAATGGAACGGCAGATATTTATCTAGATGGTGAACTTGTCGGAGAAGCTAATTATTTGAATAATAGTTCCATTGTAAAAAAGGTTTGGGAAGCAACAGATCTGGAAGAAACAGAACACACGCTTAAAGTTGTTGCAAAAGAAGCTTATACAAGTTTTGTCCGAGCTGAAATAGAGACAGATGATCCTGTTGATTTAGATGCTGTGACAACATTAGCTCCCAATGACTTAACTGCAATCGGTGATGATTCAGAAATAGGAAGCGAGGAAAATACGGTGTATGCTTACCGTGAGAATGGCAACTCTTGGGGAGCAAATAGTACAAATGCATGGGCTGACTTTAATGATAATCCTTATATCTTTATCAATTTTACAGGTACGGGAATTGATTATCTTGCAGGTATTGAAAATGAAACAAGTTATCATGTGGAGTTGGATGGCGAAAGTGTCGGCGATTTTGATGGAGACACTGACGGTATCAGATATTCTGTTAGAGGATTAGAAGATAAAGCCCATACGTTAAAGGTTTCATTAGGCGACAATGAAGTAAAAGAACAATATATGGATTATCGAGGTGTAAATATTTATAGTACACCCGAAGAAAGTGAACATATGATGCTCTTTGATTTTAAAGGAAGTGGGTTCAATTTATTTGGTGCCACATCGGATGCGTTAATAGATGTGTATATTGATGATCAGCTGGTTGAAGAGGACTACCGAATATATGCAAAAGGAGACAGGCAAACTTCTTATAATATTCGAGGCCTGAAAAAGCAGAAGCACTCAGCAAAAATAGTAGTGAAAGCTGGAAGCTATGTGCTGGATGGTATCGATATTATAACAGGTGCTAGTCCAGCTGAAAAAAATAAAGATACAGAAAAAAATAAAGAGAAGGATAAAAGTAAAAAAGACAAGAACAAAGATAAAGATTTAGTGAAAGAAGCGGTTGACGTGTTACAAGTTTATAATATTGATGATGTCCGTGGTAATTTGACATTACCAACGGAAGGTGAGCATGAAACAACTATCTCTTGGGCGTCAGAAGATCCATCGGTTATCACGACAACAGGTGAAGTGACACGCCCTGAACATGGAGAAGGTGGCGTAGAAGTGACATTAACAGGGACAGTTGAACTCAATGGAAAAAAATTAACTAAAGAATTTGTGGCGAATGTAAAAGAAATGCCGGAACCGATGGATTATCAAGGATATTTATTTAGTTATTTCACAGGTGAAGGATCTGAAAATGGCGAGCAAATTTATTTTGCCTTGAGTGAAGGAAATGATCCTCTTCACTGGCAACAGCTTAATGAAGGAGAGCCTGCCATTACGTCAGATTTAGGTGAAAAAGGACTAAGAGATCCATTTATTATTCGTTCTCCAGAGGGCGATAAATTTTACATGATTGCGACTGATTTAAAGATCCATGGTAATTGGGATTGGAATAGAGCGCAAACAGAAGGAAGTAGGTCAATTATGGTTTGGGAGTCTACTGATCTGGTGAATTGGTCGGAACAACGATTAGTTGAGGTAGCTCCTGAAGAAGCAGGAAACACGTGGGCTCCAGAAATCTTTTATGATGAAACTATTGGTAAATATGTTGTATTTTGGGCCTCCAAACTATATGACAGTGAAGAAGACAGAAACTCTGGTGACAGCTTTCAACGTATGATGTATACGACAACCAGAGACTTCCATACTTTTAGTGAACCAGAAGTTTACTTGGATTATGGTTACTCAATAATTGATACAACAATGGTCGAGCATGATGATAAGATTTATCGATTCACAAAGGATGAGCGGGGATACAACGAAGATACTTCCCCAAACGGTAAATTTATCTTTCAAGAGGTAGGAGATTCTGTACTTGATCAGGATTTTGAAATGATTATTGAGGGAATCGGAAAAGGCACGATTAGCCAAGGGGAAGGACCAGCAATATTTAAGTCCAATACTGAAGAAAAATGGTACTTATTTATTGACGAGTTTGGCGGTCAAGGCTATGTACCTTTTGAAACAACAGATTTAGATTCTGGGGAATGGACATTAGCTGAAGACTATGATTTACCTAGTCACCCACGACACGGTACAGTTTTACCAATCACACAGGAAGAATATGATGCATTAATCGAAAATGTACCTAGTGAATTAGAGGAATAG
- a CDS encoding acetylxylan esterase — protein MHVDMPLEKLANYHGTNPKPDDFDNYWKRALDELEQYSLAYDLEESDITPHFANCYQLYFTGTGGARVHAKLVKPKNPTGQAIAIFHGYSVDSGDWLDKLAFAAQGITVLALDCRGQGGLSEDTLKTKGPTLRGHIIRGLEDSNPDQLYYRNVFLDTVQTVRILQSIEGVDENRIGVYGQSQGGALATACAALEPTVKHLYTVYPFLSDYERVWNMDIQNSAYEEIAYFFRCFDPTHQRHQEIFTKLGYIDIQHLTNRIQASVHWVTAMRDHICPPSTQFAAYNKIRSEKHMALYHEYGHEHLPHHADQAFQQFLTRL, from the coding sequence ATGCATGTAGATATGCCGCTCGAGAAGTTAGCAAACTATCATGGCACCAATCCGAAACCTGATGATTTTGATAATTATTGGAAACGAGCTTTAGATGAATTAGAACAATATTCATTAGCATACGATTTAGAGGAATCGGATATCACGCCTCATTTTGCAAACTGCTATCAGTTATATTTTACAGGGACTGGTGGAGCACGGGTTCACGCTAAATTGGTTAAGCCTAAGAATCCAACAGGTCAAGCAATCGCTATATTTCACGGTTACTCAGTGGATAGTGGCGATTGGCTTGATAAACTTGCTTTTGCCGCTCAAGGAATCACAGTCTTGGCATTAGATTGTCGAGGCCAGGGAGGTTTATCAGAAGATACGTTAAAAACAAAAGGCCCTACATTAAGAGGTCATATTATTAGAGGATTAGAAGATAGCAATCCTGACCAACTGTATTATCGAAACGTATTTCTTGATACCGTACAAACCGTTAGAATCTTACAATCGATAGAAGGAGTAGACGAAAATCGCATCGGTGTCTACGGCCAATCACAGGGTGGGGCATTGGCTACTGCTTGTGCAGCACTCGAGCCGACTGTTAAACATTTATATACGGTCTATCCTTTTCTATCTGATTATGAGAGAGTATGGAATATGGATATTCAAAACAGTGCGTATGAGGAAATCGCTTATTTCTTTCGGTGCTTTGATCCGACGCATCAGCGGCATCAAGAAATCTTTACGAAATTAGGATATATTGATATTCAGCATTTAACAAATCGAATTCAAGCATCTGTACATTGGGTAACGGCCATGAGAGATCACATTTGCCCACCGTCTACACAGTTTGCAGCATATAACAAAATTCGTTCTGAAAAACATATGGCACTTTATCATGAATATGGGCATGAACATCTGCCACATCATGCAGATCAAGCTTTTCAACAATTTTTAACTAGATTATAG
- a CDS encoding LysR family transcriptional regulator — translation MDIKHLQYFLEVIKTENFTQAAENLYITQPALSRIVKTLESDLGVALFHRSRKKITLTDAGKVLHKHATKIADQITEMEQEIDQIRTLKTGHVRIGLPTVVNSFFFSQLITDFHQRYPGVTFHLEENGSKIIEDKVLDGKLNCGVVVLNDHLTADYYTFVEDNLNLVVSNQHALANQKQIQVQDLKDESFIMFNQDFESRNIIIQACKKAGFEPKIVSETSQIDFLEEMVATNLGVTLLPDSTSQTFSKNIIRIPIVNPTIPWNLAFIWKKDPHLSQINKQFIAFTKEKLMQQKEN, via the coding sequence TTGGATATCAAGCACCTACAATATTTTTTAGAAGTAATTAAAACAGAAAATTTCACCCAAGCAGCAGAAAACCTATACATTACTCAGCCGGCACTTAGTCGAATTGTTAAAACATTGGAAAGTGACCTAGGTGTTGCTTTATTTCACCGTTCAAGAAAGAAAATTACACTTACAGATGCAGGGAAAGTACTACATAAGCATGCAACAAAAATTGCAGATCAAATAACAGAAATGGAGCAGGAAATCGACCAAATACGAACATTAAAAACTGGTCATGTACGGATTGGCTTACCAACTGTCGTTAATTCCTTCTTTTTTTCTCAGTTAATTACTGATTTTCATCAACGTTATCCAGGTGTTACTTTTCATTTGGAGGAAAATGGATCAAAAATAATTGAAGATAAGGTGTTGGATGGGAAACTGAATTGTGGTGTAGTCGTACTGAATGATCATTTGACAGCAGACTACTATACCTTTGTAGAAGATAATTTAAATCTGGTGGTATCTAATCAGCATGCATTAGCGAATCAAAAACAAATACAAGTACAAGATTTAAAAGATGAATCATTTATTATGTTTAATCAGGATTTTGAATCAAGGAATATTATAATCCAGGCATGTAAGAAAGCTGGCTTTGAACCGAAGATTGTTTCCGAAACATCACAAATCGACTTTTTAGAGGAAATGGTAGCAACGAATTTAGGTGTTACGCTTTTACCAGATAGTACAAGTCAAACATTCTCGAAGAATATTATTAGAATCCCCATTGTAAACCCGACTATCCCTTGGAATCTTGCGTTTATTTGGAAAAAAGACCCCCATCTATCACAAATTAATAAACAATTTATTGCTTTTACGAAAGAGAAACTAATGCAGCAAAAAGAGAATTGA